A genomic segment from Malus domestica chromosome 05, GDT2T_hap1 encodes:
- the LOC103427389 gene encoding small ribosomal subunit protein eS17w-like — translation MILDFHTNKKILEEVAIIPSKRLRNKIAGFSTHLMKRIQKGPVRGISLKLQEDECERRMDFVPEESIININEISVDKETFDMLSALGMVDMPGVKRVDPEAQTQNLGYRRGAPRRY, via the coding sequence ATGATCCTGGACTTCCACACCAACAAGAAGATCCTCGAGGAAGTCGCCATCATCCCCTCTAAACGCCTCCGCAACAAGATTGCCGGATTCTCCACCCACCTCATGAAGCGAATCCAGAAGGGCCCGGTTCGTGGCATTTCCTTAAAGCTGCAGGAGGATGAGTGCGAGCGCCGCATGGACTTTGTCCCCGAGGAGTCCATCATCAATATCAATGAGATCTCTGTCGACAAGGAGACATTCGACATGCTCTCCGCTCTCGGTATGGTTGACATGCCTGGTGTCAAGCGGGTTGACCCGGAAGCTCAGACTCAGAATCTCGGGTACAGGCGTGGTGCTCCCAGGAGGTACTAA
- the LOC139196229 gene encoding uncharacterized protein, with protein sequence MEVGFEWVAACGWMWSEVMAGVARGGHECGSEEIEEYIKKGGGGIGIDTKEVVDMLVTGEDYNNILQSPIASLISLVSSSVNVKLDETNYLAWHFQMELLLEGHSIIGFVDGSIHCPDKFCQESVGDSTTRVQSDAYRKIKEAKDLLSAAGVFFDDDDIVILTLNGLPAEFNTIRYVFRGRETVISLKDLRSQLLAEETLIETILASPILSALMAQNNDLVSKNQSFSNSRGNHASAYRSFNQNGKGRNRVGSNFNPRYGNSKNFHSSPAPGILGTSPPRTQTYGFLPQLCQICGKPNHLASTCRFRNTNVSQGCQICGKHNHLADTCRYRNTGGSSGCQLCGNQYHSADTCFQKNATPSMNAMHVAPTNDSYSSFSVPAAVSQQQVQPQVWLTDSGANHHMTSEMGNLSLSTPYPSNETIQVANGEGLDISHIGSSFLKTPMQPIRLNSILYDKATGRILYRGLCHNGLYLIISPSSHSAINKGKTVAFLGKQISPSCPSPLPSQLPTLFPVPNQSNVLVIPGSRSSPSVMPNTDSQFSEDFTNVPIAISTSSAESSSASQFIVPSITQPSFSTIPVVPEFQPEQLQVVFSVPPVNLHPIQTRSKSGIVKRIALLAAVHENGGVDLTQVEPATYKSTLKSPVWYDAMTEEISLYIIRAPRAWNDRFTTFLPSLGFKFTYTDSSLFVKTVDKSVVILLLYGDDIIITDSAPQSINEVIHSLAKEFEIKDLGPLHYFLGIQIVQNKDGLFLSQGKYVIDLLTKSEMLLFKPCATSCLPYNRLLSDDGKPYNNPSLYRSLVGALQYLTFTRPDIAFAVHQYVRGSLDITAYSDVDWAGDPNNRRSTTGMVVFLGSNPISWMSKKQTTVSRSSTEAEYRALSTMAAELDWLKSLL encoded by the exons ATGGAGGTAGGTTTCGAGTGGGTAGCTGCTTGTGGGTGGATGTGGTCGGAGGTTATGGCTGGGGTGGCTAGAGGAGGTCATGAGTGTGGCAGTGAGGAGATAGAAG AATAC attaaaaaaggaGGTGGTGGAATTGGAATAGACACAAAGGAGGTGGTGGATATGTTGGTAACAGGGGAAGACTACAACAAT ATTCTCCAGTCTCCAATTGCGTCTTTGATCTCGTTAGTTTCAAGCTCAGTTAATGTGAAATTGGATGAAACAAATTATTTGGCTTGGCATTTTCAGATGGAGCTACTGCTTGAAGGCCATAGTATCAttggttttgttgatggctcGATCCATTGTCCTGATAAATTTTGCCAAGAATCAGTTGGGGATTCTACTACACGGGTTCAATCTGATGCCTACAGA AAAATTAAAGAAGCAAAGGATTTATTGTCTGCTGCTGGTGTATTCTTTGATGACGATGATATTGTGATTCTTACACTCAATGGTCTGCCTGCTGAATTTAATACTATACGATATGTGTTTCGGGGTCGTGAAACTGTGATATCATTGAAAGATCTTCGATCTCAATTGTTAGCTGAAGAAACATTGATTGAAACTATTCTTGCATCACCTATTTTGTCTGCACTAATGGCACAGAACAATGACTTGGTGTCCAAGAATCAGTCTTTTTCAAACTCTAGGGGAAATCATGCTAGTGCATATAGGTCTTTTAATCAGAATGGTAAAGGCAGAAATCGGGTTGGTTCCAATTTCAATCCGAGATATGGCAATAGCAAGAACTTTCACTCAAGTCCTGCTCCTGGCATACTTGGTACATCTCCACCAAGAACACAGACTTATGGGTTTCTGCCTCAACTCTGTCAAATCTGTGGGAAACCTAATCATTTGGCATCTACATGTCGATTCAGAAACACAAATGTCTCCCAAGGTTGTCAAATCTGTGGCAAGCACAACCATCTGGCTGATACCTGCAGATATCGAAATACGGGTGGTTCTTCAGGATGCCAGTTATGTGGGAATCAATATCACAGTGCAGACACATGTTTTCAGAAAAATGCAACTCCTTCAATGAATGCTATGCATGTTGCACCAACCAATGATTCTTATTCCTCATTCTCAGTGCCTGCTGCAGTGTCTCAGCAACAAGTTCAGCCACAAGTTTGGCTTACTGATTCTGGTGCAAATCATCATATGACCTCTGAAATGGGAAATCTCTCATTGTCCACTCCATATCCTTCAAATGAAACCATTCAAGTagctaatggtgaaggtttagATATCTCTCATATTGGTTCCAGTTTTCTAAAGACTCCAATGCAGCCTATTAGGCTTAATTCTATTCTATAC gacaaagcCACAGGGAGGATACTGTACAGAGGGCTGTGTCATAATGGATTGTATCTTATCATCTCACCAAGTTCTCATTCAGCTATCAATAAGGGGAAAACAGtagcatttctgggaaaacaaATTTCA CCTAGTTGTCCTTCACCCTTACCATCACAACTACCAACCCTGTTTCCAGTTCCGAATCAAAGTAATGTTCTTGTCATACCTGGTTCCAGATCTTCACCTAGTGTCATGCCAAATACTGATAGTCAATTCTCCGAAGACTTCACTAACGTTCCAATTGCAATTTCAACCTCCAGTGCAGAAAGTTCGTCTGCTAGTCAGTTCATTGTTCCCTCAATAACACAGCCATCTTTCTCTACAATCCCTGTTGTACCTGAATTCCAACCTGAGCAGTTGCAAGTGGTTTTTTCTGTTCCTCCAGTTAATCTCCATCCAATACAGACAAGGTCCAAAAGTGGGATTGTTAAGAGAATTGCTTTACTTGCTGCTGTTCATGAAAATGGTGGTGTTGATTTGACTCAAGTGGAACCTGCCACATATAAATCTACACTGAAATCTCCAGTTTGGTATGATGCTATGACAGAAGAGATCTCGCTTTACATAATCAGG GCACCAAGGGCTTGGAATGACCGGTTCACTACATTCCTACCATCTTTGGGCTTCAAATTTACATATACCGATTCATCCCTATTTGTCAAAACTGTTGACAAGTCTGTGGTTATCTTGCTGTTATATGGTGATGACATAATCATAACAGACAGTGCTCCACAATCTATTAATGAAGTCATTCATTCTCTTGCTAAGGAGTTTGAAATCAAAGATTTGGGACCACTTCATTATTTTCTGGGGATTCAAATTGTGCAGAATAAGGATGGCTTGTTTCTGTCCCAAGGCAAGTATGTTATTGATTTGTTAACTAAGTCTGAAATGCTACTCTTCAAACCGTGTGCTACCTCATGTTTGCCATACAACAGACTACTTTCAGATGATGGCAAGCCTTATAACAACCCTTCATTGTATAGGAGCCTGGTTGGTGCTCTCCAGTACTTGACATTCACTAGACCCGACATTGCTTTTGCAGTGCATCAG TATGTCAGAGGCTCCCTTGATATAACTGCCTATAGTGATGTAGATTGGGCTGGAGACCCTAATAATAGAAGGTCAACTACTGGCATGGTAGTGTTCTTAGGTTCTAATCCTATATCATGGATGTCCAAGAAACAAACAACTGTGTCTCGATCATCCACTGAAGCAGAATATCGGGCCTTGTCTACTATGGCTGCTGAACTAGATTGGCTCAAGTCTCTGCTGTAG